The genome window CAAAATGATGTCGTGCTGTACTGCGGAATCAACGTTCCGACTTTTCTCGAAATACTCAGCAACCGAGACCTTCCTTTACATGAACTTCATCAAGTCATTAATGATGTATTCCCTGATAGTTGCATTAATGTCGGTGAACAACTTAAACCATTAGCACAAAACGATAGCGAACTTTAGGAGAATCCCATGCCAATTAATGTTGCCCGAATTGATGACAGACTTATCCACGGCCAAGTTATTACTACTTGGGTTAAAAATTTTGATATTGAGCAGGTGATTATCGTCAACGACAAAGTTGCCAATGACACCGTTCAACAATCCGTTCTTACTATGGCGGCGCCACCAGATCTAAAAGTCGTCGTTTTTGGTGTCGATAAATTCATTGAAGTCTTAAAAAAAGCAGAAATTAAACGCCGCACTATGTTGCTGTTTACTAACAGTATTGATGTGAATAGGCTCGTCGAAAGTGGCTTAAAATTGGAAAAACTGAATGTCGGCGGAATGCGCATGCAAGAGGGCCGTCGTAATTTATCTCGTGCGGTTGCTGTGACACCAGATGAAGAACAAGCCTTTAGGTCGCTCATCAACAATAACGTTACTGTTGAAATTCAAATGGTTCCTAAAGATCCCATTGTTGAATTAAAAACATTACTCAATTAATTCATCTAATCATACTTATTTTCACTCAATAAGTGAGGAGCCTATTATGTTGGTAGAGGCCATTTTAATTGCGATTTGGGCAGGTATTTGCTCATTGGATGATGTCGGTCCGCAAATGCTAAGACGCCCATTACTCACCGGTACTGTGGCCGGTATTATCATGGGCGATATGGTTCAAGGGTTAGCCATTAGCGCCACATTAGAATTAATGTGGATGGGAATTGGTAATGTTGGTGCTTATTCTGCACCCGATATTATCGCCGGTTCAATTATTGGAGTTGCGCTCGGTATTGCTTCCAATGGCGGAATTGCAGCGGGTATCGCTCTTGCCGTACCTGTCTCTATTCTATGTCAGCAATTACTGATTATCTGGCGTTCTTTTGCTAGTTTTTTAAATGTCTGGGCCAGTAAATCCATTCTTGATGGCAACTACAGCGGCCTAACAAAAGTGCATTATTTCTCGACGCCACTGTGGTTTTTTATTCGTGCCATTCCCTGCTTTATTGCGGTTTATTTTGGTAGTGACTTAGTCAATAGCATATTAAATGCCGTACCTGAAAGTATTCTTACCGGTATGGGTGTCGCATCTAAACTGATCCCTGCTGTCGGTATCTGTATTCTGTTACTCATGTTGCTTAAAGGCAGAATGTGGTTTTTC of Providencia rettgeri contains these proteins:
- the manY_2 gene encoding PTS system mannose-specific EIIC component, which codes for MLVEAILIAIWAGICSLDDVGPQMLRRPLLTGTVAGIIMGDMVQGLAISATLELMWMGIGNVGAYSAPDIIAGSIIGVALGIASNGGIAAGIALAVPVSILCQQLLIIWRSFASFLNVWASKSILDGNYSGLTKVHYFSTPLWFFIRAIPCFIAVYFGSDLVNSILNAVPESILTGMGVASKLIPAVGICILLLMLLKGRMWFFFLLGFMLTTYLKLPIIPITFIALAFAVLYDMAFANSLRQTPEEKTAPTSHKNEEEEYDL
- the manX_5 gene encoding EIIAB-Man, with product MPINVARIDDRLIHGQVITTWVKNFDIEQVIIVNDKVANDTVQQSVLTMAAPPDLKVVVFGVDKFIEVLKKAEIKRRTMLLFTNSIDVNRLVESGLKLEKLNVGGMRMQEGRRNLSRAVAVTPDEEQAFRSLINNNVTVEIQMVPKDPIVELKTLLN